The Tetrapisispora phaffii CBS 4417 chromosome 5, complete genome genome segment AAGAAGCTACCGAAATTGCTAAAGGTTTCGATGATCCATCTGGTTTACAAACTACTGGTTTGCACATTCAAGGTCAAAAATTCATGTTATTAAGGGCTGATGACAGAAGTATCTACGGTAGACATGATGCTGAAGGTGTTGTTTGTGTCAGAACCAAAcaaactattattattgctCATTACCCACCAACTGTTCAAGCTGGTGAAGCTACCAAGATCGTTGAACAATTGGCTGACTACTTGATCGGTGTTCAATACTAGGCTGAATATTTCTAATATCGTTTGTCATggtatttttttgattaataaaatagataaGCAAgccatatataaatagaatgaaataagataaaataacataaaataaattgaattaaaatatgattaTACACTCTTTTTATACCATTGTTAAATTAGTTCAATCTTGCAACCTATTATATTCCTGATAATTAGTTTACGGCgcttttcaaatttatgtGTCTTACGCTCTCTCTCTAAACTATgtaacaaaatattatatcgattcatttattcaattgtatattaataaaacagTTGTATATCAGATCAAGCTTAGTCGACTAATTATTTGCAATTATTGATTGGTATATCTACAAGGATTTAAACAACATTAGCTTTGCAGCAATATAAGAAATATTGAAGGATTCTGTGTCAGATTCGTGTACAGTTAACAAAATGATCAGGGATTCTATCGTTTTCTCAGATACTAAACCTATTTACGTAACACAAGTGCTGGTAAAAAATGGAGGGCCTGGAGTTGTGCTCTCTGATACTTtttatgaaaatatattgtatgATGTGATTTCGAATCCAGTGAAGAGTGTTCAGGATGTCAAtcttatatttcaaaatatacGCAATAACTTGATATTGAGTGGATTGTACAAAAATGTTGATGTTAAGCTAGATCTCGATGAGAGGGCGTCGTTATTAAATCATTCGTTGAAACTGTCCACTGAGCAAATTGGAATTGAATCAGTGGTTCCAATTTCTGCAACTTTAAATATGACACCCTTATATTTGACACcttataaaaattatgtCACTTTCAATACTTCAAATACACAAAATTCAGTCAGTTTAAATAGAGATTGGATAAACTTGTTTGGAACATCAGATACAGGTACTATAAAATTATCTGCCGATTTAAATCAAACCAAGTCAGAAATCGacaaaaaatcaattgatgCAAAGTTTACAATGCCTTTATTAAGAAATTCATCCATTAGAACTATATTAGAAAGTAAGTGTTCAATAGCTAAACCAAGAAATGATACAATGAAACAGTTTGAGTTGAATATTGGTTTGACAAAACTGAAACTTATAGGTGGAATAAAGTCTCTTCCAATATTTTATAGTGGTCTGaatattcaaagaaaacaaaCTACGTTAGGCCCTCTTAGCGACGAAGAATCAGAAACTGAAATCATTGGTAACATTAGCGATGAAGTGATCAACAGTTTAAGTTTAAAATCAGAATATATAACTGATTCAAGATTTTACACATCTAAGTTTCCTAGTGGTGGACATCTTTTCAAATTAGTTCATCAGCATGTTCTTAATGAAACTAACTCCATATCTAAtgaaattaagaaaaatatttcaaatattaatatgtcttttgaaaaacatATATCAACATTAAATGACCAAATTACTagttcatttatttttgatggTCATGTAGGTGTGCCATTGCAGTCTACTTTTGCAAACTTGAATAGTGGTGAATTTTGggataatgaaaaagaaatcttTAAGACTTTATGCCAAAATGATATCAAAGTCAGTCACAAAGTTGGTCTGGTCTCCTCTTTCAGGGTTCCAAACATTCCAATCACCTCTCCGATACGATTCCAACTTTCTGTGCTTGGTATAAACAAATCTAAAAGGATGGCcgaatatttaaagaattattcTGCTGATACTGGAGTTTCGTTAGTATATAAGGGAGACCATTCTCAAATGAAGTTGTCATATCAAATCCCATTAATTCATGGAAACGACAATAAACATAGCGGACTCTCATTTGATGTTGCAGTAACTTATTGTTAAATGTTTTTGCATAACAAACTTATTCATATtccttttatatatacttaaTATTCCTCAAGATAATAAATAGAAAACTTGAATTCCTTCCAAAAGGTTACGTAACAAAACAACGATTACATATCTGTACATAATTCTACACCTTCAAAGCAATTGAAAGTCAAGTCAACTTTGCATGAGtaatcattaatttaaGATATATTCATAGTACATAAAACTATAAAGTGTTTAAACAAATGGAATAAATGGAGTCCAGTTTGGTTTGACAGATCTCTTTTCACCGACCTCTGAGGAAATGTTATTTAGTTTAGAGAATTCTTCAGCTGGTAATTCCATAGTTTGTAAGTTTGAAATAATTCTTGACTCAGTAACAGATTTTGGCAAGACaacaatttttctttgaattaaCCAACTGAAAACTACATTAGCTGGAGGAATGGCAAGTTTCTTAGAAACTTCATTAATTGTACCAAGCTCTAATATTGGAGCACCTGTACTACCTAATGGAGAGTAAGCTTCTACTACAATGTTTTTCGACTTACAAAATTCAACTAATTCAAATTGCGGTAATAAAGGATGTAATTCCACTTGATTGACCACTGGGACTTCTTTATTACCAGGAGAGGCTAATAAATCCTTAATGTTGttaattgaaaagtttGAGACACCGATAGACTTCACTTTAGATTTTGGTAAAGCTTGCATTAGTTCCCAGGTCTTGATAAAATCCCAAGATGCTAAATCTAAGTCTCTTGTTCCATCTTCGTTCATTGgaatttgtaaataattgtTATCCTTTTTACATTGAGCATCATTAATTGGAACAGGCCAATGCATTAAGTATAAGTCAACATAATCCAGTCCCAATCTTTCCAAGGATTGGTTTAGAGCATCATCAGGGTGTCTGTGCTGTGTACCCCATAATTTAGTAGTAACAAAAATTTCACTTCTTCGAACACCAGAATCTTTAATGGCTCTACCGACTTCTTCTTCGTTTCCATAAATTGCAGCAGTATCAATATGTCTGTATCCAGCTTTCAAAGCAGCAACAACAGCTTTGTAAGcatcattttctttagaTTGCCATGTACCTAAACCAACATAAGGCAATTGGTTGCCATCATTTAAAGTGACTTTAGCAGTTGAATTGGAGAGAGTCATTGGTATATAGTTATtgtgtgtatatataaaatttacaGTATTGGATAAATCTAGCCTATAGAATACAAACAGACAGAAGTgtataaatacaaatacgGTTATACAAGAAGAGCAAGTGGTTCAATTTTCATCGAATAAAGCcttgtttatatatcaattggATTGCATAAAACATTCGCCTTATCAAcaaacatttaaaataaaatccCTCTGTCTCCTCATCTTTTGTGACAATGTTCCACATTGGTGAAGGGAAACTATTGTTAATAATGCATTGTGTTGCAAGAATTAAAACCATCTTTAGTTCATGAGAAATATACTCTACATCTCCCCTCGTTGAATTATATCTTGTTCATTCCACAATGATTTGATAATTCAAGTCAACTGTTGCCACACATCTTTTCAAAGCAAGCATTCTGAGGTAACTACAATCTCAAAACCCATAAACGTTGAAAATAGATGTGGGCGAGCACCAGGTTCCTTCAAACCCATTAACTGTTAAAATTGTTATAACAAGGTACCTTTTGGCAAACGACTATAGTATGTGGTGGTTGGGTGTTATTTTATCGACATTTCGGAAGACGGTCGTCCGGAGTGGGAAAAGGTCATCATGGGTTTAGGGTTTCCCAGTTTGGTTAAAGGCCCTAATGAGTTCTTGTTGCAAAACCGTGTTAGTATAGGGTTCAATGACATTCAGCTGAGAGATGCATTGTTAAACTTCTCAGTTCAATGTTTTAAGTTCTTACGATTAATTAGATGGCGATATAATGgtattatcaattgattcTGTCTATCATATAaatgttgttgttgcatTCTGCCtttatctatatatatatagtttgTTGCATagttattatttctttgtGTCTGGATTGATGGAGATATGACGATGGGACGGTGGGTatctttgttttatttatgaGCTTGgatttaaaatatattaagcTAAGCTAGGAAACGTTTACTTGTGTAGTAACAACGTTTTTTGCTTTTAATCCACCATTGTACGATTATtgatttgttttttaaGTCTTGTTCAACGTCGTCTTGATCGATCATGTATTTAGGatgtaaaaataattgttGAGTGAAAGATgctaaaataaaattaaaataaaatcttgAGACTAATGCAATCAAAGTTAAAGTCATGGTCCAGAAAAACTCTTTAGATTCAGATGCGCCttgattatatttatctaCGGTTGTTGACGAGTTTATATTATCACCTGCATTTGATTCTTCAGTGAACCAATGtgaacaaaaataaatcgTGAAAAAACATGTGCAAATAGTGTCAAATGAGTAAGTGATTAAAATTTGACAATAGGTCAACAAATTTGGATGATGAACTTGAAATAAACCTTGTGCATATATTAGTAATGTAAAGGAAGACCATAGGTATGACACCCATTGGATAGCTGTTAAAGGATGCCCTGTGAATAAAGCCAATATACCATATATCCCActacatttattaaaaatagtaATCCCCAAGACGGTCTCAACACCAATATACAATGGTAAAAATCCAAAAAAGGATTTAGGTAATAATTTAGGAGTCTGCATCCTGACTCTTCCTGAAGTTCCAATCACCATACTGATGTGTCTGTTTTTTTCACACTTTCGTGTTCTCGTATGGTAGTAACTTTAAATTAAGGAATACGTAGtgaacaataaataaacacAACAACAATCTAATAATCTGTATATAGATATAActgtaatattattaccTTTCAGTGAGTGCATCTCAAAATCAGCACTCAATAAAGTTATAACTactataaatttaaagatacaCAAATGAGTTTATTAAAGatacaaaaattgaatgCGCAAGATTTAAAGGCGATGTCCCAATATCGAAAAAtctgaaaattttattttaattgtttgcgatgagatgagtatttaaaatagaataattatcaatatatatagatatatttatatatgtcgataaatattttaaatcGTAAAAGTAAAAGGGTGACAGAGCTTGTTAATAGGACTTAAATATGTCATTAGAGGgaaaatttgataaattaaaagttCATGAATCCGAACATATAAATTCGAAgatattagaaaaatatgGTCACAAGATCAAGACAGATGAGTTATCAGATACCAAAGGTAAAACTAATAAAGATAAGGCCAATAGAGCTACTGTGGAAAATGTCTTGGATCCACGTACGAtgaaatctttaaaaacTTTGATTAATAGAGGTGTGATTTTTGAGTTTAATGGTTGCTTGAGTACTGGTAAGGAAGCTAATGTTTATCATGCTTTTGCCGGAGATGGTAAAGTTAAAGGAAATGCTGAGGTATTGCCACAAATCAGTGAGTTAGAAGATGTTCTAAATAAGGAATTAATTCCAGGGCAGATTGAAGTGCCAACTATTAAATCTGAAGAAGAACAGACACAATTAAAGCAAAGAAAAGAATACGccattaaaatttataaaacGTCCATTTTGGTATTTAAAGATCGTGAACGTTATGTGGATGGTGAATTTCGTTTTAGAAATGCTAGATCACAACATAATCCTAGAAAGATGATTAAAATTTGGGCAGAGAAGGAATTCCGTAATTTAAGAAGAATTTTTCAGAGTGGTATTATTCCAGCTCCAGAACCAGTTGAAgtgaaatataatattttagtaATGGAATTTTTAGGTCGTGGTGATGGATTTGCTTCTCCGAGATTAAGAGATCATCAATATAAAACCAGAGAggaaattatatattattatcacACCTTAGTTGCATATATCAGACTTTTGTATCAAGTTTGTAGACTAGTGCATGCAGATTTGTCGGAATACAATACAATTGTGCATGATGACAAATTATATGTTATCGATGTTTCCCAAAGTGTGGAGCCTGAACATCCAATGAGTTTAGATTTTCTGAGAATGGATATAAAAAACGTAAACGGTTACTTCGAAAAAATGggtattgatattttccCAGAGAGAATTATTTTCCAGTTTGTTATTTCCAGTGAACTGGATAAATTTACTGGTGATCCAAGAAGCTCGGTGGATCTTAGAAATTATATTGCACACTATTTACCAGTTAAATGTACTGACgaagatgaattgaaagatGAAATCTTTAGATCATTACATTTAGTTAGAAACTTAGATGGTTTGGAAGAAAGAGATTTTGATAGATTTACAGACGGTAAATTTGACTTGTTAAAGACACTTATAGCCTCAGATAATCAAAAGAATTTCACAGCATCTACACAATTTGATTTTAACAATGATCTAAGTAATTTGGATGCCAATAATGATGAATCTGATGATAATGGTGAATCCTGCGACGATTCTGACAGCGAAAACGATAACGAAagtgaagaagatgatgatgaatacagtgatgaagaaaaacaattgaaaggTAAACGATATGAAGATAAAGATGACAAGAAGAAACGTAAGCAAGAAGCAAAAGATGTTAAAAGAGAGAAAAGAAAGACGAAGGTAAAGAAACATATCAAAAAGAATCTAGTGAAGAAGACAAAAtctaaaaaataatcataataAGTTGTCAGGTATCTCAAAATCATGTGCAAAATACATTTAGcaatatatcattaaattagATTAGATAGCATTATAATTGGATAAATACATCGCAGATTAGGCATTAATATActgtatataatttattcttaaataattctatatataccattatataatgaatcTGTGAGGCAAACgctattaaaaaattcacACTCCgtatataaaagaaataaactTATTAGAATGTTAAAAGGTTAAATGAATTCCAggttgtttttttgttatataaacaatttcGTGGGTAAATAGGATAAAAGTTATCGAAGAGTGATAGATAAACACATGAGACTTTCTATAGATTActcttcatcatctgaaAGTGAAACTATATcagataatgataatggCAAATTACATGTTTCAACAAAATCACAGGAATTACATGGGTCCAAAAGACCTTTCAATTTAACCAAATCGGATTTAAAGAGGAAAAGAAAGCAACGTAAAACTAAAGGACCTTGGGGATCCTGGGATAGCACTACAGATAATGAAAGCATAACCAGTGAAATAgatgaattagaaattaaaaattatccAGATGAGGTTGTTTCTGAGGACtctgatattgaagaaatttcTGAATTTTATGGATCctatttaaaagattataaGGGTAGGTCATTCTTAACTCCATCgaatgatattgatatagACTTACAAAAACCAGCATTATCATTCAAAAGTTACCTACCAAAGAAACAACTTTATAGATACAAAGGTCACACCAATGGTACTACTGATCTAAAATTCTTTCCCAATACAGCACACATGTTTCTATCAGGTGGAAATGATAATATGATTAGATTATGGGATTTTTATCATGACAGGCGGTGTATTAGAGATTATAAGGGTCATAAAAAAGCCGTAAGATCGGTGgatttcaataataatggtaCAGTTTTTTTTAGTTCTTCCTATGATCAAACCGTTAAAATTTGGGACACTGAAACAGGGAAAGTAAAGGCTAAAGTCAAATGTAATAGTATACCTAACGATGTGAAACCGCGACCTTTGAGCGATTCTGAGTATATTGTCGGtctttcaaattcaaaaattaatcaTTACGATCAAAGAGtttcatcaaaaaatgGACTTGTTCAAACTTATGACCATCACCAAGGAAGTATATTATgcttaaaatattttccaGATGGCTCTAAATTCATTTCTTCGTCAGAAGATAAAACTGTAAGGATATgggaaaataaaataaacattccaataaaacaaattgCTGATACAACTCAGCACTCGATGCCTTACATGGATATTCACCCGGAGGGACACTACTTTTCTACTCAAAGTATGGATAATactatatattcatatgGTATGAAACCGAAATACAAAAgacaaaacaaaaaagtGTTTAAAGGACATCAATCTGTAGGTTATAAGATCAGTCTTTCATTTTCTCCTGATGGGAGATATATATGTTCAGGGGATACAAATAGTAGAGTATTTATTTGGGATTGGAAAACTACAAAGCTTCTTCGATGTCTCACGATAAATGGCAATAAACCTATCACCCAGGTAACCTGGCATCCACAGGAAACTAGCAAACTATTATGCTCAGGAGGATCGggttatatatatatatacgattaatcaaatatatatgaggACATAGCAATTTCGATTTACTATAACTTTCCTTGATACACTAATTTAATATGCAtgtaatagtaatattaGAATTGGATTTagattatcaaatatagaaatatatGAATGAAAGGAAGCATATATGAAGTTTCTCAGTTTTCATTGTTTGATACATTtcacaaaaaaattatgattaaaaatatattgtgGATTTTGTTATTGGGTTATTAATCTCTATTCCCTTTGTTTTAGCTAAGAGTTTGGcataattatttgaaaataatatcatccTTTTTGttatgataaaatataGTTACGTTAGCTTATGGTTGTTGTTAGCTATATGTCTGTCAAACCTTAACATTTCGCTCCAATTCATCCTACTTCCACTTTTctattcaattcattagCTCATAACTAAAACTTCTCTGGATCCATATGAGACTTCTTGGTATCGCGCTTGGGCGGCTAATTTACTCTAATGGTACTATTGAATATCTGGGCTATCAGAGATGAATCACTTTCTTAACAAAGTtatccatttttaaaataattgatattgaaacaaataattcttGATGCGTTACAACTCTTTATTTGAAACTATTTGAAAAGGAAATGTAGTTAATGGGTTGGAATAGATGCATTAAAGATccttatttatataatatcattaaaagtAACTCAACGACGTTACTTAATTACTCCACCGGGTAATACATGGTTATGTTCAATTACCGTAACACTTATATCAGTATTGAATAACGATGGTTCTAATtgtattttaaaataaatccTTTATTTAATGctaaattataaaattataaaatttaaatttttgtgGAAACTTATTacttaaattatttattggtTTTGGTTTTGGTTTTGGTTTTGACTTTGTTTCTGTTTCTCTAATTCTGCTCTTAATTCTTTCGTGAAATCATCATCTACTTCAACATCATCCCAATCGTCTTCCCATAAATCGTTTTGtatatttgttttgttCTGTACTT includes the following:
- the PFY1 gene encoding profilin (similar to Saccharomyces cerevisiae PFY1 (YOR122C); ancestral locus Anc_5.439), which gives rise to MSWQAYTDNLLATGKVDKAALYSRAGDAAWAASGGLSLTAQEATEIAKGFDDPSGLQTTGLHIQGQKFMLLRADDRSIYGRHDAEGVVCVRTKQTIIIAHYPPTVQAGEATKIVEQLADYLIGVQY
- the TPHA0E01750 gene encoding uncharacterized protein (ancestral locus Anc_5.436) produces the protein MIRDSIVFSDTKPIYVTQVLVKNGGPGVVLSDTFYENILYDVISNPVKSVQDVNLIFQNIRNNLILSGLYKNVDVKLDLDERASLLNHSLKLSTEQIGIESVVPISATLNMTPLYLTPYKNYVTFNTSNTQNSVSLNRDWINLFGTSDTGTIKLSADLNQTKSEIDKKSIDAKFTMPLLRNSSIRTILESKCSIAKPRNDTMKQFELNIGLTKLKLIGGIKSLPIFYSGLNIQRKQTTLGPLSDEESETEIIGNISDEVINSLSLKSEYITDSRFYTSKFPSGGHLFKLVHQHVLNETNSISNEIKKNISNINMSFEKHISTLNDQITSSFIFDGHVGVPLQSTFANLNSGEFWDNEKEIFKTLCQNDIKVSHKVGLVSSFRVPNIPITSPIRFQLSVLGINKSKRMAEYLKNYSADTGVSLVYKGDHSQMKLSYQIPLIHGNDNKHSGLSFDVAVTYC
- the TPHA0E01760 gene encoding uncharacterized protein (similar to Saccharomyces cerevisiae YPR1 (YDR368W) and GCY1 (YOR120W); ancestral locus Anc_5.434), whose translation is MTLSNSTAKVTLNDGNQLPYVGLGTWQSKENDAYKAVVAALKAGYRHIDTAAIYGNEEEVGRAIKDSGVRRSEIFVTTKLWGTQHRHPDDALNQSLERLGLDYVDLYLMHWPVPINDAQCKKDNNYLQIPMNEDGTRDLDLASWDFIKTWELMQALPKSKVKSIGVSNFSINNIKDLLASPGNKEVPVVNQVELHPLLPQFELVEFCKSKNIVVEAYSPLGSTGAPILELGTINEVSKKLAIPPANVVFSWLIQRKIVVLPKSVTESRIISNLQTMELPAEEFSKLNNISSEVGEKRSVKPNWTPFIPFV
- the KEI1 gene encoding Kei1p (similar to Saccharomyces cerevisiae YDR367W; ancestral locus Anc_5.433); its protein translation is MVIGTSGRVRMQTPKLLPKSFFGFLPLYIGVETVLGITIFNKCSGIYGILALFTGHPLTAIQWVSYLWSSFTLLIYAQGLFQVHHPNLLTYCQILITYSFDTICTCFFTIYFCSHWFTEESNAGDNINSSTTVDKYNQGASESKEFFWTMTLTLIALVSRFYFNFILASFTQQLFLHPKYMIDQDDVEQDLKNKSIIVQWWIKSKKRCYYTSKRFLA
- the RIO1 gene encoding protein kinase RIO1 (similar to Saccharomyces cerevisiae RIO1 (YOR119C); ancestral locus Anc_5.432) gives rise to the protein MSLEGKFDKLKVHESEHINSKILEKYGHKIKTDELSDTKGKTNKDKANRATVENVLDPRTMKSLKTLINRGVIFEFNGCLSTGKEANVYHAFAGDGKVKGNAEVLPQISELEDVLNKELIPGQIEVPTIKSEEEQTQLKQRKEYAIKIYKTSILVFKDRERYVDGEFRFRNARSQHNPRKMIKIWAEKEFRNLRRIFQSGIIPAPEPVEVKYNILVMEFLGRGDGFASPRLRDHQYKTREEIIYYYHTLVAYIRLLYQVCRLVHADLSEYNTIVHDDKLYVIDVSQSVEPEHPMSLDFLRMDIKNVNGYFEKMGIDIFPERIIFQFVISSELDKFTGDPRSSVDLRNYIAHYLPVKCTDEDELKDEIFRSLHLVRNLDGLEERDFDRFTDGKFDLLKTLIASDNQKNFTASTQFDFNNDLSNLDANNDESDDNGESCDDSDSENDNESEEDDDEYSDEEKQLKGKRYEDKDDKKKRKQEAKDVKREKRKTKVKKHIKKNLVKKTKSKK
- the CDC40 gene encoding Cdc40p (similar to Saccharomyces cerevisiae CDC40 (YDR364C); ancestral locus Anc_5.429), whose product is MRLSIDYSSSSESETISDNDNGKLHVSTKSQELHGSKRPFNLTKSDLKRKRKQRKTKGPWGSWDSTTDNESITSEIDELEIKNYPDEVVSEDSDIEEISEFYGSYLKDYKGRSFLTPSNDIDIDLQKPALSFKSYLPKKQLYRYKGHTNGTTDLKFFPNTAHMFLSGGNDNMIRLWDFYHDRRCIRDYKGHKKAVRSVDFNNNGTVFFSSSYDQTVKIWDTETGKVKAKVKCNSIPNDVKPRPLSDSEYIVGLSNSKINHYDQRVSSKNGLVQTYDHHQGSILCLKYFPDGSKFISSSEDKTVRIWENKINIPIKQIADTTQHSMPYMDIHPEGHYFSTQSMDNTIYSYGMKPKYKRQNKKVFKGHQSVGYKISLSFSPDGRYICSGDTNSRVFIWDWKTTKLLRCLTINGNKPITQVTWHPQETSKLLCSGGSGYIYIYD
- the SEM1 gene encoding proteasome regulatory particle lid subunit SEM1 (similar to Saccharomyces cerevisiae SEM1 (YDR363W-A); ancestral locus Anc_5.427), whose protein sequence is MKNTESENTTPTTSNDASKKKTLEDDDEFEDFPADVWQNYEKVQNKTNIQNDLWEDDWDDVEVDDDFTKELRAELEKQKQSQNQNQNQNQ